The window CGGCTGGCCGGCCATGTACCGGATCACGTCGGCCGGGTACAACTCCATCGGTACGCCCAGCGCCCGGGAGATGGTCCGGTCGGCGAAGTTCGGGTCGAAGGCCAGGGCCCGGTCCCATCCCCCGGTGTGTTGGAGCAGTTGCCAGAGGGTCACCCGCGACAGCCGGGGGTCGGCGGTCTGCCCGGCCGGCGGGGTGAGGTCGAGCAGCGACGCTACCGGGGTGCCGAGCGCCACCGCACCGTCCTGGGCCAGTCGGGCCAGCGCGGCGGCGGTCACCGACTTCGACAGGCTGGCGATCCGGAACAGCGAGGTCGGCGCGACCGTCTGCGCCGGGTCGTCGCTGTAGCTGTAACCACGGGCGAGCACCAGCCGCCCCTGGTGCGTGACGGCCAACTGGCCGGCGGAGATGTTCCGCGCCTGCATGAAGCTCTTCATCGTGTCGTCGAAGCTCTTCAGCGCGGTCACCGCCGTACCGGTGACCTTCCAGGTCGGTGCGGCGGCCCGCGCGGGCGCCGTGACCAGGGCGCCCCCGGTCAACGTCCCGGCACCTGCCGCCCCGATCAGCTTGCCGAAGGTCCGCCGGTCCAAACCTGTACGTCGCATGCCCGTCCTCCCCGTGATCGTCGAGCCTTGATCGTCGAGCCTTGATCATCGACGGGGGTCAGGGTAACCGAGAGACGAGTTCTCGCCGGTCGGGTCGGGCGCTACGGTGTGGCCCGTGGATCTCACCGTCATCCTGGGGCCGATGAAGAGCGGAAAGTCGCTCGAACTCGTCAGCCTGCTCTCGCCCCTGCAGTACACCAACGTCCGGCACCGGGTCTACCAGAGCGCCCGGCACGTACGCGACGTCGGCGTCGTCTCCCGCAGCGGTGCCGCCCTGGCGACGGTGAAGACGACCTCGCTCGCCGCCGCCCTGGACGAGCAGGTGGAGGTGGTCGGGATCGACGAGGTGCACATGTTCACCGTCACCGACGTGTCGGTGGTCCGGACCCTGCTGGGGCGGGGCACCCGGGTGGTGGCGGCCGGGATCGACCTGGATCACCGGGGCGAGATGTTCGCCCCCGTACGCGCCCTGCTCGAACTCGGTCCGGCGACGGTGACCTACCGGCGCGCGGTGTGCGACATCTGCCGGCACTTCACCGCCGTCTACACCCAGGTGCTCGAACACGGTGAGCCGATGATCCGGGTGCTCCCGCCGTCGACCGCACTGCCGGACGACGGGACCTACACCTACGAGGCCCGCTGCCGGGACTGCGCCGTGCTGCCCGTCGCCGCCCCGGTCCCGGCCTGACCCCGCCTCCGGCACCCCCCGCCGCTGGTCCGGGCGATTTTTTCCGGTCCGGATGACACCGGAATGTCGATTCCGGGAGGCTGGCTCCGACCTCTGATGTGAGGGCCCGACCGGTGGTGCCCGACGACCGAGGAGAGGACTGGACAATGGGTCTACCTGTGGTACATTTCGAAATAATTGGTACGGATCCCACCAAGCTCCGCGACTACTACGCCGGGCTGTTCGACTGGGAGTCCACCGCTGGTGACGCGACCACGGAAAAGGTCTCCCAGCCGGGCAACTACCACTTCATCGAGGGAAACACGAACGGCGACGGAAACGCGATCAACGGCGGTATCGGTGGCGGCGAGGGCTACGAGCGCCGGGTCGTGTTCTACGTGGGCGTACCGGACGTCGAGTCCGCGCTGCAGAAGGCCGAGAGCCTGGGCGGCAAGCGCCTGATGGGACCCGAGCCGAAGTCCGGTGACTTCGCTGTCGGGCACTTCTCCGACCCGGAGGGTAACGTCGTCGGCGTCGCCGGCCCGTCGGCCTGACCACCCGCCTGCGCCACGGCCGGTGCGGCGCGGCGCGGAGGGGTGAGCTGAGATGCCTGGCCAGGAGATGTGAGCGGCACGCACGAGCTGGAGGACCTGCTGCGCCGGCTGGCGCCGCGGGTCCTCGCCGCGCTGGTCCGCCACTTCGGCAACTTCGAGACCGCCGAGGACGCGGTCCAGGAGGCACTGCTCGCCGCCGCGACACAGTGGCCCGGGCGCGGCGTACCGGACAACCCCTCGGCATGGCTGATCACGGTCGCCTCCCGGCGGATGACCGACCAGCTCCGCAGCGAGCAGGCGAGCCGGCAGCGGGAGGAATGGGTGCACGCCCAGACCCCGTCGGACGAGTTCCTCTCGCCCGCGGCCGATGTCGAACGACGGGACGCCGACGACACGCTCATCCTGATG of the Micromonospora sp. NBC_01796 genome contains:
- a CDS encoding thymidine kinase, encoding MDLTVILGPMKSGKSLELVSLLSPLQYTNVRHRVYQSARHVRDVGVVSRSGAALATVKTTSLAAALDEQVEVVGIDEVHMFTVTDVSVVRTLLGRGTRVVAAGIDLDHRGEMFAPVRALLELGPATVTYRRAVCDICRHFTAVYTQVLEHGEPMIRVLPPSTALPDDGTYTYEARCRDCAVLPVAAPVPA
- a CDS encoding VOC family protein — encoded protein: MGLPVVHFEIIGTDPTKLRDYYAGLFDWESTAGDATTEKVSQPGNYHFIEGNTNGDGNAINGGIGGGEGYERRVVFYVGVPDVESALQKAESLGGKRLMGPEPKSGDFAVGHFSDPEGNVVGVAGPSA